The sequence tcatcgacatgcaagtcgtgattcctattacaagaacatgatcaatctcatacatcacatatcattcatcacattcttcttggccatatcacatcacatagcataccctgcaaaaacaagttagacgtcctctaattgttgtttgcatgttttacgtggctgctatgggtttctagcaagaacgtttcttacctacgcaaaaccacaacatgatatgtcaattgctatttacccttcataaggacccttttcatcgaatccgatccgactaaagtgagagagactggcactcgctagccaccttatgcaacaagtgcatgtcagtcggtggaacctgtctcacataagtgtacgtgtaaggtcggtccgggccgcttcatccaagaatgccgccgaatcaagattggactagtaacggtaagcatattggacaaaatcaacgcccacaactactttgtgttctactcgtgcaaagaatctacgcaatagacctacctctgataccactgttggggaacgtagcagaaattcagaattttcctacgagtcaccaagatctatctatggagagactagcaacgaggggaaggagagtgcatctacatacccttatagatcgctaagcggaagcattcaagtgaacggggttgatggagtcgtactcgtcgtgatccaaatcaccgatgatcctagtgccgaacggacggcacctccgcgttcaacacacatgcagcccggtgacgtctcccatgccttgatccagtaaggagagagggagaggttggggaagactccgtccagcagtagcacgatggcgtggtggtggtggaggagcgtggcaatcctgcagggcttcgccaagcaccgcgggagaggaggagtacttgggagagaggaagagctgcgccagaacttagggtgtggctgccctcccacccctccactatttataggtgggggaatagggggccggcccccctagatctcatctagggttgggggcggcggccaagggggaaggagtgcctcccaagtcaagtggaggccctcccccttagggtttcccctctcccatgcgcatgggccttggggggcaggtgcccctggcccattaaggctagggcgcccccctacagcccatgctgctgtattggacgtggtggaacaatttccggacctccgaacccctccggaatcctccggaaccttctggaagcttcccggtacaataccggaaaaacccgaacttttctcggaacccgaacaacaactttccatatataaatctttacctccgaaccattccggaactcctcgtgacgtccgggatttcatccaggactccgaacaacattcggtaaccacatacaaacttcctttataaccctagtgtcatcaaaccttaagtgtgtagaccctacgggttcgggagacacgtagacatgaccgagacaactctccggccaataaccaacagcgggatatggataccatgttggctcccacatgttccacgatgatctcattggatgaaccatgatgtcgaggattcaatcaatcccgtatacaattccctttgcctagcggtattgtacttgcccgagattcgatcgtcggtagaccgataccttgttcaatctcgttaccggcaagtctatttactcgttccgtaacacatcatcccgcgatcaactctttgatcacattgtgcacattatgatgatgccctaccgagtgggcccagagatacctctccgtcacacggagtgacaaatcctagtctcgattcgtgccaacccaatagacactttcggagatacctgtagtgcacctttatggccacccagttacgttgtgacgtttggtacacccaaagcattcctacggtatccgggagttgcacaatctcatggtctaaggaaaagatacttgacattagaaaagctttagcatacgaactacacgatctctgtgctaggcttaggattgggtcttgtccatcacatcattctcctaatgatgtgatcccgttatcaacgacatccaatgtccatggtcaggaaaccgtaaccatctattgatcaacgagctagtcaattagaggcttactagggatatggtgttgtctatgtatccacacatgtatctgagtttcctatcaatacaattataacatggataataatcgattatcatgaacaagaaaatataataataataactaatttattattgcctctagggcatatttccaacactttgcgtatgttggcatacggtatccctgctgatctagttgatgatcacttggccatgggtgagagtcaagccatcatgtgtgtcaagcgcttcacaatcgaaattgtgcaagtgtttggccaggAGTATTTGATATCTCCATATGCTGAAGAcaccgcaaggctattggagatgaacaaagctcgcggctaTCCAGGTATGCTTGGGTCAATAAATtgatgcattggagttggaagaattgtcctaaggcatggcatgggcaattccacggctATAAAAAGgtttccactataatccttgaagcggtggtcgatcaagagacttggattttgCATACAtttttttggaatgcctggatctttaaatgacatcaacgttgtcaaccggtcaccactgatgaataagattgcaaatagTGAACTgtcaccggtgcagtttgtagcaaatggtcgtACATACAAATATGGTTACTATCTTGCGGATgacatctatccaaagtggcaaacatttgtgaagccgttgaaaaaatcgaaaggtaagaaaaatcttgatttccacaatgctcaggtggcggctagaaaagatgtggagagagcttttgggattttgcaagcccaatttgctattgtggaGGACcgactagattttgggatcaaaagatgctttggtgcatcatgcacgcttgtgtgattatgcacaacatgatcatcaagAATGAGTgtggccaagatttagactactctcacatgagctcttgggacatcccgtgcgagtgcggcggagggctgaaagggtggcccgttttgttgcctcctatcatgccattcgacgtgcCGAAACGCATGATGATCTTCATAAGGATCTTattgaggagtggtgggcatggaatggccgacaaagagcatcatgatttgtgcgtttgatgttgtattgttgaactatttgttgtattaaAAGATAAACTATTTGTCTGAGTTGTAATAACGAAATTAAACTATTTTTATTGATTTATTTTGTTTATATTTGATTTTTTGCTTGTGTTTTGAGCGtatatgttgtttgtgcgagagAGCGCACTGCATTTTAGCGCACCTTATGGAGCTACGCGCGCGCTAAAGTTTAcagcggccgctggagccagcgctcCCCGTCGCGTCAAAACTGGCGATCAGCGCGCTGCAAACGTATTTTTAACGCGCGGCGCGTTCGGCggctattgaagatgctcttagtgCCGGCGCCCGTGTAGAGTACGCACGTAGTCCCAACACGGCAACATGTGAGCGGTCGGTCAGCCGCGTGGTGCAACCTTGGTGTAGCTTTCATTCGGTGGATCAACTAATGAATACGCGTGCGGTACATACATCAGCAGCTAAAGATACGGGCATAGCTTCCATGGCATAGCATGTGCACTTGCCGACGTATGTATGCTACGCATTATCGTACGCTGCAACGTTTGGTAGGAATGAATGGCCAACAACATAACAGTGTCAGTGTGTACGTGCACTAGCTATCAATGTGTACGCAATGCCCGGCAAACTCTCGATCGATCTGTTGCTGTCCTCGACAAGTATTGTTGATGGTACATAACAATATCAACGAGTACATATTTGCTGCACAGAAGGAAATAAAAAGAACATTGGCAAGCATATCTTCGAGACCTAGGTCTCAAAGCATAAAAAACGAACGGCTACTATTTAAGCGTGAGGGCAAGAGCCAAGAGGGATAAGATTGCTCACAAACAGTGCAACTGTCATGCCATGCATCAACTGGGAATTGTTCAAGTCAAACACCAAATAAACAAGTTCTAAGTTCTCAAAAAACAAACAAATATGTTCAAATTCCTCAAAAATGTCACTAAATAAGTTGTAAACATATCTTTTAACCGGCATATATAAAACCTACTTAACATTTTTTTTTCACAAATTAAGCTCATTCACCTAGGCCTGAATAAGAAATGTACAATTTTGACCTGCTTCCTATGCCACTAAATAAGAAAATTTAAGTCATATATGCATAGACAAAGTCCACATGGTGCAATTTGACCTGTTTTTTCTATATCAATATATTGTATAATAAGTTCAAGAAGATGTGAGTAAGCCTATGACTAAACCACCACAGATCAGAACACAACATGGTGTATATGAACCCATTCCAACATTTTGAAGCTAAAAAACATTTAGGATAAGTTAACAAACGCAAACATATTATATATATCATGTTGTCTTTGCCTAGAAAGCTTCACAGAAGAATGCATTAATTAAACCAAAGCACTAGATATATAGATAAAAAATAAAACGAAGCCCTAGGGGGTTCTCTTCAGTCTTCACCAGAGTTTAAGTCAATACCCGAACCACCACATCAGCTAGTTTAAGCAGCGGCAAATAATAAACATGCGAGCATGCCTAGCGCGAGGTTCGTTCTTGACTTAATCCCTGGTTCGCATCTCGCCCCGTTCATTTCCTCTATGCGATACTAATTCCATCTCCACACTATATAATTTATTTGTATCCCAAGAAGCCGCTATGATgatccgaaactcgtctgaaatcttcttcttcctcctctagctttGTGATCTTACACGACCTGATCGAGCTAGTTAGACATTTGAAATGGCATCCGGCCGGCGCTGTATCAGTGTGTTGGCCGGAATCCATGTCAAATGCCCGCTAGCCATGGAGCTAGGGCGAGATGATGCTGGCCTGCAGAGCGGACTTGATCTTCTGGATGGTGCAGGAGAGCAGGTTGCTGACGGTGTCGACCGACTCCACGGTGAGCTTCGCCGTCGGCAGGTTGTTGACGAGTATCTGGAAGGCCACGGTGACGAGCGAGCCggggttgttgttgctgctgccggCATGAGCATTGGGCGACGAGCCCTGGGGAGAAGGGTCAGTCGCGGTGGCCGGCGTGGTGTGGCCGTCGGGGAGGATGGCGAAGCCGGAGGGCAGCAGTGAGACGTAGGCCGAGTCGCCGCCGCCCATGACGACGTGCATGGACTGCACGTCCACCGGCGCGTACACCACCAGCGAGCCGGACGCGTCGGTGCACGTCTCCTGCAGGATGAGCATGTTGTTCTGGTTCCCGCTCGTCGCCTGCAAGCAAATTAAGCAGTATCAGTGACATGCATCAGCCAGCAGGAAATTATACTTGTACAAAGTTGTACCATATGTGGACAGTCTTTGCAAGCATTTAAATTGTCAGCTTAATTAAGGTACGGAGTAAAAAAATAACTGAAAGTGTAACATTTATTTGCTTAAGACCTCCAACAAACTAGGAGTGGTTCGAATTATAACTAGTAGTAAGATCGTGCATTCAATTGCTCTCTTTCACTGTGTTAAATTTGCTTGCGGTACAAAAAATATTTCTCCCTCTATACACTCATGTAAGGCGTTTTTGCAGCTCAAATTGAACTGTAAAAACTTCTTATATTATTGCACGGAGGTAGTATTATCCAAGACAAAGGAGGTCTTAAAAAGAGTGGCCAATATCTGTATTAGCAATTTTGGAGAAAACTGAAAAAACTGTGCATAGTCTAAACTTTTTTTATTAGGATGGTACTTCTGTAAATTCAAAGTGTTTTTCTTAGACAATCATGCTAGTAGAATCCTGGTGTACTTGGTGTCAACCTCATGGTTCTGTGAACCAGGATATTGCCAAGCCGCTTTACAAAGAAATCAAATAACGGATGAAAAAGATACTCCTCATGGATCTTTGAAAAGTAGTAGTAGAAGAAAGAATAAAGCCAATACTGGCAGGCTTTGGTGAGCATCCATGCAAGCGAGGACAAGGGCAGATAGGCTGCATGGCTACATGCAAGCATGCCCCCAAAAGGAGGgaaaagttttttttttttttgaaactcaaAAAGGAGGGAAAAGTTAACAGCTAGCTTTCTATCACAAATGTCAACCCTACTAATACCCCCCCACCCCCAGACCCCAGTTCTGTAGCCAAGAACAATAATTTCTTGGAAGCTTTCtgcgtcgtcctcttcctcctgtCACTGTGCCCCCCAACCCATGCATTTGCCAATAAGGCCATGAAACCTGCATCATGCTAGTTCATGCTAGTACAGTACTActccatggagtagtacgagaggTAGAGGAGTGCTTGACTTCTTGACAAACTATTCATCATTAACTATATCTCTCACCATTGATCTGGTTGCAGAAGTTTTGTCAGTTTAATTGCTATTTACTACTTCCTAGTTAATGTTAGATGCACAGATGCTTTAATTCTACGTAAAAATTAACAAGTGTCAGAAGACGCTGAGATTAATTATGAGGAACAGAAAAATTCAGAAGGAACTGAGATGTGTGGAAAGGAAATGAGAAATGATGGAAGGTATGATGTACTGTACTTACGTTTGGACGGAGGAGGGAGACGGCGTTGCCGTGGTGCTGGCCCTTGGCGATGTGGTCCATCTCCTGCATGGCCTCGCCGTTGGCGAGGATGTCCCACTCTCCGCGGCGCtgctcgtcgcggaggtagtcgaaGACGCGCTGCGGCAGCGTGCCGGGGAGCCGCACGGAAGTGGTAGCGCTGAGCACGACGCCGGGGGGCTCGCCAGGCGCGCCCACGCTCTGCCTGGCCATCATGCGCACCTTGTCCTCCCCGCCGGCCGGGTCCCGTCCGCCAGCGCCCTCGACGCGCCACTCGTCGAGGCGGCGCCACTTCTGGGCGGCCGTGGCGCAGACGCCGGCGCAGAAGTTGTCGGCCATCCGCTGCGCCAGCCTGAGCATGCACCGGCGGCCCGCCGGCGAGATGGCCTCGTGGCGGTCGCCGTGGTTGGGGTGCGGGTTGGAGCAGAGGATGGCGTGGTACTCGCACTGGCGCTGCAGCGAGGCGAGCCAGCGGCGCGCGCCCAGGGCCTGGCCGGAGCGGAGCAGCGGGCGGTACAGCTCGTGCACCGCCGCCTCGTCGTACTCGGCGTGAACCACCCACGTGACCTGCACAGTACGTAGCACAGCGTCAGCACGTAGTTACACTTACCACGGGCAGCCTCTCATCGAATGCAGCTTTGCTTTCCCCGCTGGCTCCGGCCACTTGCCGCGACAAGGCAGTAATGGCGGCTGCCGGCGCACGCGCGGTGCCGGCCGGGCAGCTAGCTGGTCACGCACAGTAGTAAAGAAGTAGGAGTAGTAGTAAAACCGGCGTGCGTGTAACAAATTGCATGCATCACTCACTGAAGCAAGAGGACAAGCCGCGCGCGTAGACACAGCCACGAGCAACGACAGCCAGCCTGCAACTGCATGCTTTGCTACGTATCTGATCGGCCATGATATCACCGGAGCATAGTGGAGGGTCCAGAGATTCAGAAGAAACCCAGTTGACCACTGCAAAGCCCTAGCTAAACAACACACTGCGCTGCTACAGTCGCAACCAGAGGGAGATTGGCATACTAGAAAAAAATTACAGGCATGCAAATGGTCGAACACGAGACGCGCAGTAGTGCAGTACAGCGGCTGGCGATCAGATCGCGCGCGCATAGACATAATCTGCGACGTAGATATGCTTAGGTTTGGAACTGAGCGTCGACCACACGGCAGGGGGTCACGTGGGGTGTCAACAGGCCGCAACTGTGCTCGTCATTACTCATTAGCAGCATGGATCATGCACCATCGAGGATGAATCCTCCCACGATTGATTAAGCTGGACTAGTTGGGTTGTACAGCGCGTAGTGGTCTACTTAGTTGTATAAGCAGCCAAGGAACCCTAAAATACTGGATCTGTCTACTAGCCAGGCATTTCGGGCGCACGGACGGGCGGACGGATGGAAGCATCGAAACAGTTGAAAATTGGGTGCCTGCTTGGGGAAGCGAAAACAATGGCGATCGGTTGTCGCAGGCGGCACGGGTACCAACTGATCctatgcacgcacgcacgcacgtccCGGCCCGTCGTCACACAAGACGAGAGCATTGACTTGAGCGAGGAGGCCGGCTGGCCTTGGATTCACCTTCGTCCACGTCCTTCTGCGGAGCATAGAATACCGGGCCGAGCGTGTAcgtgcgtgcgcgcgcgcggcGTTAATGTGGGCGGCCGACTGACTGACTGCCGCCACATGCCGATCGACGCGCCGTGCGCCAACCAAGGCACAAGGACTGATCATGGGCTGGCGGTGGCGGCCGTGGGTAGGTACGCCGGCCGATGGAGCAGGACGGCGGTACGGATGGCTGCGTTCGTTCGACCGGTGGGTGGGTGGGCGGGACGGACGGGTTTGGTTACGTACCTTGGCGTAGCCGTTCTGCATGTCCTCGACGATGCAgccggaggggaggaggcggcagcCCATGTACCCTGCCGGGCCGGCGCCGGTGCCGGAGTCGGGGCGGAGGACGCCGTCCACCGACACGTCCACGATGGCCCACAGCCCGTCGGCGTGCTGCTTGCAGAAGCGCAGGAACGTCACCTCCCTGATCGGTACCAGCGGCGACAGCACCTGCAGCTCCGCGCGCATCTGCAAGCAGCGTAACGTCAGCAAGTGAGCTCAAACTAGGCTGGCCGCGAGGTGGAGGCGTGGAGCTAGGATGAAACTACGGGAGTGCATGGTCACCAGTTGGATTGAGCCGCTGCGGGTGCCGCCCATGCCGCTCGAGATGATCTCCATCGTGCTCGCCCTCGCCACCACGCACGGGAACATCTCCGACCACCGAGCCTGCAGCATTGCACCGATTAGCTCTTGTGTTTCTGCATGAAGCACCGCTAGTGTATATGCTGATGGCAATGCGCACCTCGTTCATGAGGCTGTTGACGAGGTCGACGCTGTTGATGATGGCGATGCCGACCTCGCGGGTGGCGTCGGAGACGTAGCCGGCGGGGCTGGGGCCGAGCACGCGGGCGAACGCGCGCCGGTACTCGTCGAAGTTGAGCGTCTCCAGCCCAATATCCAGGCTGGGCTGCCACAGCGGGTCGTCCACCTGCGTCACCTTCACCAGCTCCTCCATTGCCGCGAGCCCGAGCTCCAGCAGCGCGCCGCGGTCGatggcgccgccgtcgccgccgaggccGTCGTCGAGGCCGCCGCCCATGATGCCAGCGGGCAGGCGCATGGCCGCCGAGCCGCCGCCCATGAGGTCGGGGATGGACTGCATTCCCATTCCCATGAAGCCGTTGTTGCTGCCGACGGCGAGGTCGAGGCCGGAGCAGAGGGACGACGGCAGGCTCAGCGGCGAGGAGATGGCGGAGACGGGGCGGCCGAGGAACTTGCCGGCGAGCGCGCAGACGCGGTCCAGCTCGTCCTTGAGGCGCGAGTTCTCGATGCGCAGGTGCTGCTCCTCCAGCGACACCTCCCCGAGCACGGCCGCGCCGCCGCAGTTGCCGCAGGTGGGGCTCCGCATCGCCTCCCGGATCGTCATGTTCTCCGTCCGCAGCTTGTCGTTCTCCTGCCGCAGCAGCGCGTTCTCGTGCCGCTCGATCTGCGTCTGCAACCAACCCAGCCAGACACGATtaccaaaaaagaagaaggaattgATTCTTCTTGGCCTAGCTTGTCACATCAACCGACACGCTGCACCAAAGATACTTAGATTGTTCTGGCTTCTGACTGACAGTCCGAACCTTCATCTGCGTGCGGCGATTCTGGAACCAGAACTTGACCTGGCGGCTCTCGAGGTTGAGCCGCCGGCTGAGCTCCATCCGCTGCTTCTCGTCGGGGTGAGGGCACTCCTTGAACACGCTGCGCCACACACGTACGCACCCAAAATGAAATTTAGGGCTAGAAAGTAGACCAAGAGCCTGCGAGAATTGCAATTGCTTACGCTTCGAGCTCTTGGATTTGCTGCGGCGTGTGGCGGTGGTAGCGCTTCTTCTTCTTGCGCGGGTTGCTGTTGTCCGGGTCGAGCTCGTCGGCGGAGGCGCCGTCCAGGTTGTCGCTGCCGGAGCGGCTGTCGTTCTCGTCCTCCCGCGCGCGGCCCAgcgagtcgccgtcgccgccgctccccGTGCTCCCCATGAAAGCGCCACCCAGCTGACCTCCGCCCTCCATGTTCGTCTGCTAATTAAAACCGAGGAAAATCGAACGCAATTAAACACGGCAAAGAAGAGAAACTGACCGATTAATTAAGGCCAATAAACACCCAGTGGTATTGAGCGCATGAACGGCCGGGTGGTAGTATCACAGCGTACCAGGCCGAGGGAGAGGCCGGTGGATGAGGCAAAGCCACCgccgcctgcgccggcgccggGCCTGGGGATGGGCGGCGGGGCGAGGAGGCGGCCGGGGTTGTGCATGCCGGGACCGCCCCCGCCGGCGTCGTAGGAGAAGACGCCGGAGCCGGCGCCGTCGAACATGCCGCCGAAGCTCATCTACGACTAGAAACGACAGACAAAGACTCTCCGCCggtgttgtttttcttttctagGACTGATGACTGACTAAAATCTCTCCCTCTATCCCGAGAATTGATCCTGCTACCCACCCCTGCGGCTGCAGGCGGGAAGGAAAGCCGATCCCCTCAGATCCCGACGATTGATTGCGTTGTTTTTATGAGGAAAGAAGAGGGCTAGGCATGCATTAAAATAGCAGGAACGGGCTATACATGGCATGACGGGCGCGGGGACGGAAGGGAATCATGGCGCCCGGTGCAAACAAGGAAAGAATCGCGACGTGGAATCCCTAGTAGTCTACAAACAGCGCCTCTGACTTGCCCCTTCCTCCCCGACCCCCGAGATACCGCCACCAGTCTCCCTCCCTCGGCCGCCGGCGGCGATGGCGACGAACGACTGCGAATTCAACTGAATAACAACAAACGGCGCGCCCCTCGGTCCAAGGAGAAGGAAACTCGTGGAGGAAGAAGAGTAGGGGAGGAGAGTGCGAGATGATGGGAGGAGAGGGGTTGGGAGGCTGGCAGCTCCGGCTATGGATATAACGAAGCCAAGCCAAGGCAGACAGCGTTGGTGCTAGATAAAGCCGGACATGTGGCGAGCAGATAAAACGGTTGTGTTAAGAGAGCTCATCGTGAGTGCGCCATGTAAACCCGTGGAAGAAAATGGCGACGGAAACGAACAAAAAATCAAGTGGGGCTGACTCGCACACGGGGGCGGAGCGACGCGAGAGTCAAATGGCCCCCACCGCCGGCGGTACGTACGCTACCGACACCGGTGGCCGTAGCGGAGCAGCTCCGGCTCGTTCCGTACGAGCAGGCACGGATCTGGGCATCTGGCACGCACGCGGCACGGATCTTTTTAGCGAGGAGTTAGCGGCGTACTGGTAGTATTTACCTTGAGATTAATTACCGGGCTGGCCTCGGCGGTGGCTCGCTCGCTGTCAGCTGTGGTGCCGAGAGAGAGCGGAGGGAGGTGGAGATGGGAAAAGGAGGTGCGTGAGTCGTGACGGGGACTTGTCACGGGTGGGTCACCTTTTCGGATCGGGCGCCCGTACGGTCCCCCTCCCGCTCGCCCTCGCGTCGTGGAAAATGCACGAACCGCGTCCGATCGACCGATGGAGGTGGTGGCGCACCGCACGGGGTGTGCAGGAAGCAAGTAAACCCAACCGATGGGAGGGAGACCATAAATGGAGGGGAGGTGGCGGTGGGGTGTCTCTGGCTGGTGTAACGTCCGTCCCGTCCGGCGGCTCCGCCCGGCTGGCATCCGCAACGGCAACCGGCGCGGAGTAAATGCCGCGGGCGGGCGAGCCTGGGCTGGCGCCGTGCCACGGCACACGGCACgggacgtggtggtggtggtggtggttcgtTCGGTGAGGGCGCCGCCGTATTCATTGCTgtgtccgtccgtccgtccgtccagccagccagccagcaagCGCGCTGCAGCTGGCCGGGCGTCATCGACGTCTCGTGCGATCGTCGTCGCCGTGCACGCGCGCGCGTCGGGACGTGCATGGACTATGTACGTACGCTCTCGGCGTTAATTTGCCGCTGAGCTCTGTCCACCGGTTGATTGATTTTTTTCTTTGAGGGGAACGGTTGATTGATTTTCGTGTGTACGGGTTCGCCGCTTCATATGTCATTCCTAATTTGTTTTTTCTTTAGCCAATCCTTAATTTGTTTTTTATCAGAAATCCTTAACTTGTTGGCAAATTTA comes from Triticum aestivum cultivar Chinese Spring chromosome 5B, IWGSC CS RefSeq v2.1, whole genome shotgun sequence and encodes:
- the LOC123112774 gene encoding homeobox-leucine zipper protein ROC6 isoform X2; its protein translation is MSFGGMFDGAGSGVFSYDAGGGGPGMHNPGRLLAPPPIPRPGAGAGGGGFASSTGLSLGLTNMEGGGQLGGAFMGSTGSGGDGDSLGRAREDENDSRSGSDNLDGASADELDPDNSNPRKKKKRYHRHTPQQIQELEAVFKECPHPDEKQRMELSRRLNLESRQVKFWFQNRRTQMKTQIERHENALLRQENDKLRTENMTIREAMRSPTCGNCGGAAVLGEVSLEEQHLRIENSRLKDELDRVCALAGKFLGRPVSAISSPLSLPSSLCSGLDLAVGSNNGFMGMGMQSIPDLMGGGSAAMRLPAGIMGGGLDDGLGGDGGAIDRGALLELGLAAMEELVKVTQVDDPLWQPSLDIGLETLNFDEYRRAFARVLGPSPAGYVSDATREVGIAIINSVDLVNSLMNEARWSEMFPCVVARASTMEIISSGMGGTRSGSIQLMRAELQVLSPLVPIREVTFLRFCKQHADGLWAIVDVSVDGVLRPDSGTGAGPAGYMGCRLLPSGCIVEDMQNGYAKVTWVVHAEYDEAAVHELYRPLLRSGQALGARRWLASLQRQCEYHAILCSNPHPNHGDRHEAISPAGRRCMLRLAQRMADNFCAGVCATAAQKWRRLDEWRVEGAGGRDPAGGEDKVRMMARQSVGAPGEPPGVVLSATTSVRLPGTLPQRVFDYLRDEQRRGEWDILANGEAMQEMDHIAKGQHHGNAVSLLRPNATSGNQNNMLILQETCTDASGSLVVYAPVDVQSMHVVMGGGDSAYVSLLPSGFAILPDGHTTPATATDPSPQGSSPNAHAGSSNNNPGSLVTVAFQILVNNLPTAKLTVESVDTVSNLLSCTIQKIKSALQASIISP
- the LOC123112774 gene encoding homeobox-leucine zipper protein ROC6 isoform X1, giving the protein MSFGGMFDGAGSGVFSYDAGGGGPGMHNPGRLLAPPPIPRPGAGAGGGGFASSTGLSLGLQTNMEGGGQLGGAFMGSTGSGGDGDSLGRAREDENDSRSGSDNLDGASADELDPDNSNPRKKKKRYHRHTPQQIQELEAVFKECPHPDEKQRMELSRRLNLESRQVKFWFQNRRTQMKTQIERHENALLRQENDKLRTENMTIREAMRSPTCGNCGGAAVLGEVSLEEQHLRIENSRLKDELDRVCALAGKFLGRPVSAISSPLSLPSSLCSGLDLAVGSNNGFMGMGMQSIPDLMGGGSAAMRLPAGIMGGGLDDGLGGDGGAIDRGALLELGLAAMEELVKVTQVDDPLWQPSLDIGLETLNFDEYRRAFARVLGPSPAGYVSDATREVGIAIINSVDLVNSLMNEARWSEMFPCVVARASTMEIISSGMGGTRSGSIQLMRAELQVLSPLVPIREVTFLRFCKQHADGLWAIVDVSVDGVLRPDSGTGAGPAGYMGCRLLPSGCIVEDMQNGYAKVTWVVHAEYDEAAVHELYRPLLRSGQALGARRWLASLQRQCEYHAILCSNPHPNHGDRHEAISPAGRRCMLRLAQRMADNFCAGVCATAAQKWRRLDEWRVEGAGGRDPAGGEDKVRMMARQSVGAPGEPPGVVLSATTSVRLPGTLPQRVFDYLRDEQRRGEWDILANGEAMQEMDHIAKGQHHGNAVSLLRPNATSGNQNNMLILQETCTDASGSLVVYAPVDVQSMHVVMGGGDSAYVSLLPSGFAILPDGHTTPATATDPSPQGSSPNAHAGSSNNNPGSLVTVAFQILVNNLPTAKLTVESVDTVSNLLSCTIQKIKSALQASIISP